In Ammospiza caudacuta isolate bAmmCau1 chromosome 2, bAmmCau1.pri, whole genome shotgun sequence, a genomic segment contains:
- the NDUFB4 gene encoding NADH dehydrogenase [ubiquinone] 1 beta subcomplex subunit 4: protein MAWAPPPSAAKLYRPNTYVSLPAELDSATFDTSPEKLRAEAERLAIRSRLKRQYLLQLNDPSPPAVIENPALIRWAYAKSQNVYPTFRPTPRTSFLGAVYGLGPLLFWIFVLKADRDRKEKRIQEGKLKPSPISVFF, encoded by the exons ATGGCGTGGGCACCGCCTCCATCGGCGGCCAAGCTCTACAGGCCGAATACCTACGTCTCGCTGCCCGCCGAGCTCGACTCCGCCACCTTCGACACATCGCCGGAGAAGCTCCGCGCCGAGGCCGAGCGCCTGGCGATCCGCTCCCGGCTCAAGCGGCAGTACCTGCTGCAGCTCAACGACCCCAGCCCGCCCGCCGTCATC GAAAATCCCGCCTTGATCCGCTGGGCCTATGCGAAGTCGCAGAACGTCTACCCGACATTCCGCCCGACACCCAGGACGTCCTTTCTCGGAGCTGTTTATGGCTTAGGCCCCCTCCTCTTCTGGATCTTTGTCTTAAAAGCTGACAGG GATCGTAAAGAGAAGCGTATCCAGGAAGGGAAACTCAAGCCATCGCCTATCAGTGTATTCTTCTAA